One Bradyrhizobium manausense DNA segment encodes these proteins:
- a CDS encoding alpha/beta hydrolase — protein MTGRSALKRCFVSLILLLVGTALAVAQPFTRRSSQVQHDGLKKSYEIANFRLGGKYDLSDPSKWENGGEGGVTLESLGAGKLRTAYIAIGNARRNAAGEITNAVVINSYYSGDSTDMYEQWVKGAALSGGVPIIGPGRPIDTDRYYVIMVDPLGTWGASKPSDGLGIKFPQYSYYDMVQANYRLLRDELKVARVALVTGVSMGGTQTYVWGVMHPEYINALMPIGGTTQSDGDDPVGNWTFQMMTAAIQGDPVWQATKGDYYKLPKEQHPVPGVAFGWSILGMTGYDFTFRTSQNWGAVQPEIFYWDPPNEKAGLNVINRAKLYDAVDLVWRNRVGETHNINPYLGRIQARTLVMHITNDLWLNFKLAQQAVERVPGADLIAQESPVAHYGVFPIINQRKNDPKFVAFMDDVASLDRAQKFVDKNYRVPGVADDIDPKKSFWKDSVTYPYPVKYANAKEKDGNSWQIGYMDEYNGTDKDPKVLVIIHGKGAFGGHYGNIMQYALRSGLRVIVPDLPHYGMSGPGNLDKSPARTMQDMREVIYDLVVNQLGVKKAYYLGHSLGGQFVMGYALTWPDAVQGLALEAPSGLEEYPREITIAKDKKAKLFDPTFDHDFDKWKATWDQTGILAAEKARDEQSVRDFFYFKKRDPNTGAVAASKSGYFFSDSEYARFHTDQRVGLIKGNPRELDQWCNVFIYDIYTIGAELQQDDPKNLYERLTQIKAPIFLAFGDKEPFIPTPAFNGLTDLGRDVISPFMTRMTNAGNRPMLKIYPETGHFIHTDNPVEYSTDVVDFVTRGTVDTSSPQGIDRMIKGAVVSALPVAPTPPGAAPTAGLNK, from the coding sequence TTCCGATCCGTCGAAATGGGAGAACGGCGGCGAGGGCGGTGTGACGCTGGAATCGCTCGGCGCCGGCAAGCTGCGGACCGCCTACATCGCGATCGGCAACGCCCGGCGCAATGCGGCTGGGGAGATCACCAATGCGGTCGTGATCAACTCCTATTATTCCGGCGACTCCACCGACATGTATGAGCAGTGGGTCAAAGGCGCAGCCCTGTCGGGCGGCGTTCCCATCATCGGACCCGGCCGGCCGATCGACACCGACCGCTACTATGTCATCATGGTCGATCCGCTCGGCACCTGGGGCGCCAGCAAGCCGTCGGACGGTCTCGGCATCAAGTTTCCGCAGTACAGCTACTACGACATGGTGCAGGCAAATTATCGCCTGCTGCGTGACGAGCTGAAGGTTGCGCGCGTCGCGCTGGTCACCGGCGTCTCCATGGGCGGTACCCAGACCTATGTCTGGGGCGTGATGCATCCGGAATATATCAACGCGCTGATGCCGATCGGCGGTACGACGCAGTCGGATGGCGACGATCCTGTCGGCAATTGGACCTTCCAGATGATGACGGCCGCGATCCAGGGCGATCCGGTCTGGCAAGCGACCAAGGGCGACTATTACAAGCTGCCAAAGGAGCAGCATCCGGTGCCTGGCGTAGCCTTCGGCTGGTCGATCCTGGGTATGACCGGCTACGACTTCACTTTCCGCACCAGCCAGAATTGGGGCGCAGTGCAGCCCGAAATCTTCTATTGGGATCCGCCGAACGAGAAGGCGGGCCTGAACGTCATCAACCGCGCCAAGCTCTATGACGCGGTCGACCTCGTCTGGCGCAACCGTGTCGGCGAAACCCACAACATCAATCCTTATCTCGGCCGCATCCAGGCGCGCACGCTGGTGATGCACATCACCAACGACCTCTGGCTCAACTTCAAGCTGGCACAGCAGGCGGTCGAACGCGTGCCGGGCGCGGACCTGATCGCACAGGAAAGCCCGGTCGCCCATTACGGCGTGTTTCCGATCATCAACCAGCGCAAGAACGATCCGAAGTTCGTCGCGTTCATGGACGACGTGGCCAGCCTCGATCGCGCGCAGAAATTCGTCGACAAGAACTATCGCGTGCCTGGTGTCGCCGACGACATCGATCCCAAGAAGTCATTCTGGAAAGACTCTGTGACCTACCCGTATCCGGTCAAGTACGCCAACGCCAAAGAGAAGGACGGCAACTCGTGGCAGATCGGCTACATGGATGAGTACAACGGCACCGACAAGGATCCGAAGGTGCTCGTCATCATCCACGGCAAGGGCGCGTTCGGCGGGCATTACGGCAACATCATGCAGTATGCCTTGCGCAGCGGCTTGCGCGTGATCGTACCCGACCTGCCGCATTACGGCATGTCCGGGCCCGGCAATCTCGACAAGAGCCCCGCGCGCACCATGCAGGACATGCGCGAGGTGATCTACGATCTCGTCGTCAACCAGCTCGGTGTGAAGAAAGCCTATTATCTCGGCCATTCGCTCGGCGGCCAGTTCGTGATGGGTTATGCGCTGACCTGGCCGGATGCGGTGCAGGGGCTCGCACTCGAGGCGCCGTCGGGTCTCGAGGAGTATCCGCGCGAGATCACCATCGCCAAGGACAAGAAGGCAAAACTGTTCGACCCGACCTTCGACCACGACTTCGACAAGTGGAAGGCGACCTGGGACCAGACTGGCATTCTGGCCGCGGAGAAGGCGCGGGATGAGCAGAGCGTCCGGGACTTCTTCTACTTCAAGAAGCGCGATCCGAACACGGGGGCGGTGGCAGCATCGAAGAGCGGCTACTTCTTCAGTGATAGCGAATATGCCCGCTTCCATACGGACCAACGCGTTGGGCTCATCAAGGGTAACCCCAGGGAGCTCGATCAATGGTGCAACGTCTTCATCTACGACATCTACACCATCGGAGCAGAGCTTCAGCAGGACGATCCGAAGAACCTCTATGAGCGGCTCACGCAGATCAAGGCGCCGATCTTCCTGGCGTTCGGCGACAAGGAGCCGTTCATCCCGACGCCGGCGTTCAATGGGCTGACGGATCTCGGTCGAGACGTGATCTCGCCGTTCATGACGCGGATGACGAATGCCGGCAACCGGCCGATGCTCAAGATCTATCCCGAGACTGGCCACTTCATCCACACCGACAATCCGGTCGAGTATTCGACCGATGTCGTGGATTTCGTGACGAGAGGGACCGTCGACACGTCATCGCCGCAAGGCATCGACCGCATGATCAAGGGGGCCGTGGTTTCCGCCCTGCCGGTGGCGCCGACACCGCCGGGAGCCGCACCCACGGCTGGCCTCAACAAATAG
- a CDS encoding alpha/beta fold hydrolase, which yields MARVQAGEVQLGWRSWGEGDVTIVFIHGNLASKDWIELAAPLFPSGLRVIGIDWRGCGDSDRPKPTADYSNYSMQQHADDMLAALDTLGIGYCHLATHSTGGIIAARMLLAQPQRFGRVFALDPVTPLGMAFNADQIGLFRAMMASKELTRTIMATAASSLFVPDSMAPNAVPRFREGLGEIQSLFERIIDQTFGVSEGIWIGTPVNLTRERESRVLEHRMKELRHPHLVLWGEWDGWIPPADLRAMAEAMPDCRLVIVPRIGHSMNLEMPALYAGYFGAWFGGLPA from the coding sequence ATGGCGAGGGTGCAGGCGGGTGAGGTCCAGCTGGGCTGGCGCAGTTGGGGAGAGGGCGACGTCACCATCGTCTTCATCCACGGCAATCTCGCCAGCAAGGACTGGATCGAACTCGCGGCACCCTTGTTTCCGTCGGGCCTCCGCGTCATCGGCATCGATTGGCGCGGCTGCGGCGACAGCGATCGGCCGAAGCCGACTGCCGACTATTCGAACTACTCCATGCAGCAGCACGCCGACGATATGCTGGCGGCGCTCGATACTCTGGGTATCGGTTACTGCCACCTCGCCACGCATTCGACCGGTGGCATCATCGCTGCTCGCATGCTGCTTGCGCAGCCGCAGCGGTTCGGCCGTGTATTCGCGCTCGATCCGGTGACGCCACTTGGCATGGCTTTCAATGCCGACCAGATCGGCCTGTTCCGCGCGATGATGGCGAGCAAGGAGCTGACGCGAACAATCATGGCGACGGCGGCTTCGTCGCTGTTCGTGCCCGACAGCATGGCGCCGAACGCGGTTCCTCGCTTCCGCGAAGGCTTGGGAGAAATCCAGTCCTTGTTCGAACGCATCATCGATCAGACGTTTGGCGTCTCCGAGGGGATCTGGATCGGCACGCCCGTCAACTTGACGCGAGAAAGAGAAAGCCGCGTGCTTGAGCACCGCATGAAGGAGCTGCGGCATCCGCATCTGGTGCTGTGGGGCGAATGGGATGGCTGGATTCCGCCAGCCGATCTGCGCGCCATGGCGGAAGCGATGCCGGACTGCCGGCTCGTGATCGTGCCCCGCATCGGACACTCGATGAATCTCGAAATGCCGGCGCTCTATGCAGGCTATTTCGGTGCCTGGTTTGGAGGACTCCCCGCGTAA
- a CDS encoding phasin family protein produces the protein MADINPSTENVRAMLTEALARLRKANAGYFELLEKSLGSSPLPIASQAKEFCGFMERNVTATFDLGDRLINAKDMQDALKLQAEFFQDQMRTLTDQARTAGEAAMKSAGGMFIPKS, from the coding sequence ATGGCAGATATCAATCCGTCGACCGAGAACGTTCGCGCGATGCTGACCGAGGCGCTGGCCCGCCTGCGCAAGGCCAATGCCGGCTATTTCGAGTTGCTGGAAAAGAGCCTGGGCTCGTCGCCATTGCCGATTGCGAGTCAGGCCAAGGAGTTTTGCGGCTTCATGGAGCGCAACGTCACGGCGACCTTCGATCTCGGCGACAGGCTGATCAACGCCAAGGATATGCAGGATGCGCTGAAGCTTCAGGCCGAATTTTTCCAGGACCAGATGCGAACGTTGACCGATCAGGCCAGAACAGCCGGCGAGGCCGCAATGAAATCGGCGGGCGGCATGTTCATTCCGAAGTCCTGA
- a CDS encoding potassium channel family protein: MLLQLTVGALVSAINIGIHALVTVVAIAIARSIGLRKTERPRLQLMGVMIAAAAALKVAHMLEIVVWAWTYHIVQAADPGSDLLYFAFVNYTTLGYGDIVPVQAWRLIGPLTAMNGVLLFGWSAAVLFEVLRKTLDHLADVKAPGFSWS, encoded by the coding sequence ATGCTGCTGCAATTGACGGTCGGCGCGCTGGTCAGCGCGATCAATATCGGAATCCACGCGCTGGTCACCGTCGTTGCGATTGCGATCGCCCGAAGCATAGGCCTTCGCAAAACCGAGCGACCCAGATTGCAACTGATGGGTGTGATGATTGCGGCGGCCGCAGCCCTGAAGGTCGCGCACATGCTCGAAATCGTGGTGTGGGCCTGGACGTATCATATCGTCCAGGCCGCCGATCCCGGTAGCGATCTGCTCTATTTTGCCTTCGTCAATTACACCACGCTCGGCTATGGCGATATCGTGCCTGTGCAGGCATGGCGCCTCATCGGTCCGCTGACGGCCATGAACGGTGTCCTGCTGTTCGGCTGGTCGGCCGCCGTCCTGTTCGAGGTTTTGCGCAAGACGCTCGACCATCTCGCCGATGTCAAGGCGCCCGGATTCTCGTGGTCGTAG
- a CDS encoding MarC family protein: MGDIATSGLFADFLFGFGALFAIINPYGLAFIFLDKTRGLSEEERASLALRVAGYAFVVLLVSQFLGSQILNFFGVTMPALRIAGGLVVAATGWSMLHAPLGPAGPHEASTSDLATMKRMAFFPLTIPLTTGPGTIATAIAIGISRRDSLDAMFGSSVVSLVVAIAVTAAIYHAYRKSSAMARMFGEEGTSVVTKLSAFLLLCIGVQIIITGVSDVARSILEGLSRTVQ, translated from the coding sequence ATGGGTGATATCGCAACATCGGGGCTATTCGCCGATTTTCTGTTTGGCTTCGGCGCGCTGTTCGCGATCATCAATCCTTACGGGCTTGCTTTCATTTTCCTGGACAAGACGAGGGGCCTGTCCGAGGAGGAGCGCGCGAGCCTTGCGCTGCGCGTTGCCGGATATGCCTTCGTGGTCCTGCTGGTGTCGCAGTTTCTCGGCAGCCAGATCCTCAACTTTTTCGGCGTCACCATGCCGGCGCTCCGGATCGCCGGCGGCCTCGTGGTCGCCGCGACCGGCTGGTCCATGCTGCACGCCCCGTTGGGGCCGGCTGGACCTCACGAGGCTTCAACTTCCGATCTTGCGACCATGAAGCGAATGGCTTTCTTTCCGCTTACGATCCCGTTGACGACCGGGCCGGGCACGATCGCGACAGCCATCGCAATCGGGATCAGCCGAAGGGACAGCCTCGACGCGATGTTCGGATCGTCGGTTGTGTCCCTTGTCGTCGCGATCGCTGTGACTGCGGCGATTTACCACGCTTACCGGAAATCGAGCGCGATGGCGCGCATGTTCGGCGAGGAAGGCACCAGCGTCGTCACAAAACTGTCAGCATTCCTGCTGCTCTGCATCGGGGTGCAGATTATCATCACAGGGGTATCGGACGTCGCGCGGTCGATTCTTGAAGGCCTATCGCGCACCGTGCAGTAG
- a CDS encoding helix-turn-helix domain-containing protein — protein MFVRTSTDSALRPNSLRDLGMTSDSNPLVSLSEFSYKKGTEIYGEKEPADYVYQVKSGAVRSYKLLSDGRRQIGAFHLAGDIFGLENGGEHRFTAEAIVDTHVRLVKRQSLEIVAESDAMVAKNLLSMTTNNLQHAEDHMLLLGRKTSLERVAAFLLEMDKRLTAAGVMALPMSRRDIADYLGLTLETVSRALSRLHELGILGFIGNTQRQIVLLDRDQLASLDLQS, from the coding sequence ATGTTTGTTCGCACATCGACAGATTCCGCACTGCGCCCCAATTCCCTCCGTGACCTCGGAATGACCAGCGATTCAAATCCGCTCGTCAGTTTAAGCGAATTTTCCTACAAGAAGGGCACCGAAATCTACGGCGAGAAAGAACCCGCCGACTACGTCTATCAAGTCAAGTCGGGAGCGGTACGAAGCTACAAGCTGCTCTCGGACGGCCGCCGGCAGATCGGCGCGTTTCATCTGGCCGGCGACATCTTCGGCCTGGAGAACGGTGGCGAGCACCGCTTCACGGCGGAAGCGATCGTCGATACCCATGTACGCCTCGTCAAGCGGCAGAGCCTCGAAATCGTGGCCGAAAGCGACGCCATGGTCGCCAAGAATCTGCTCAGCATGACCACCAACAATCTCCAGCACGCCGAAGACCATATGCTGCTGCTCGGCCGCAAGACCTCACTGGAGCGGGTCGCAGCCTTCTTGCTCGAGATGGACAAGCGCCTGACGGCCGCCGGCGTCATGGCGCTACCGATGTCCCGGCGCGACATCGCCGATTATCTCGGCCTGACGCTGGAAACTGTCTCACGCGCGTTGTCGCGGCTGCACGAGCTCGGCATTCTCGGCTTCATCGGCAACACCCAGCGCCAGATCGTGCTGCTGGACCGGGACCAGCTCGCAAGTCTGGACCTCCAGTCCTGA
- a CDS encoding response regulator transcription factor, giving the protein MPGLVHVVDDDASFRTAIERRLKLAGYEVVTYATAEDLLSADPDDTQPGCILLDVRIPGLSGPDLQGRLIAQGSTLPIIFLTGHADTPTTVRAIKAGAEDFLTKPVSSEQLLDAIERALARQNAAHAQRGRLETFRTRLATLTQRERQVFDLIVRGRINKQVAHALGTTERTVKAHRHQVMEKMQVQSLAELVSLAERLGMIDANSQ; this is encoded by the coding sequence GTGCCCGGTCTGGTACATGTGGTCGACGACGACGCTTCATTCCGGACGGCGATCGAGCGCCGGCTGAAGCTTGCGGGCTATGAGGTCGTGACCTACGCGACGGCTGAGGATTTGCTCAGTGCCGATCCCGACGACACGCAACCGGGATGCATCCTTCTCGACGTGCGGATTCCCGGGCTGAGCGGGCCGGACCTGCAGGGGCGACTGATCGCCCAGGGGTCGACGCTGCCGATCATCTTTCTAACCGGGCATGCCGACACGCCGACCACGGTGCGGGCCATCAAGGCCGGAGCAGAGGATTTTCTGACCAAGCCGGTGTCCTCGGAGCAGTTGCTTGACGCGATCGAGCGCGCGCTGGCGCGGCAGAACGCCGCGCATGCGCAGCGCGGCAGGCTCGAGACGTTCCGTACACGCCTCGCGACGTTGACCCAACGCGAACGGCAGGTGTTCGATCTCATCGTGCGCGGCCGGATCAACAAGCAGGTCGCGCATGCACTTGGAACGACCGAGCGCACCGTGAAGGCGCACCGTCACCAGGTGATGGAAAAGATGCAGGTGCAATCGCTCGCCGAACTCGTGTCGCTCGCGGAGCGACTCGGAATGATCGATGCGAACAGCCAGTAG
- a CDS encoding invasion associated locus B family protein: protein MSLNSGVATMPHPLHYLSGFLVLAVVSLAAQKVMAQADKPAEVATRGQRQAKDVTFGDWQKICFKAGGAPKLCRTSITGKFPTGQTALRVDLIEREDSPTVRLQLFMPVGMYLQQPAKVTVDQGSARRVPYNWCATNTCIAADVADPAMIKEMESGKVLALEVVDANLLALTTSIPLAQFASVYEGAPAKTLEQYVDE from the coding sequence ATGAGCCTGAACTCAGGAGTCGCGACGATGCCTCACCCTCTTCATTATCTTTCCGGTTTCCTGGTCCTCGCTGTCGTCAGCCTCGCCGCGCAGAAGGTGATGGCGCAGGCCGACAAGCCTGCCGAGGTTGCAACGCGAGGCCAGCGCCAAGCCAAGGACGTCACATTTGGTGACTGGCAGAAGATCTGCTTCAAGGCGGGCGGCGCGCCCAAGCTCTGTCGAACATCGATCACCGGAAAATTTCCGACAGGGCAAACGGCACTTCGCGTAGACCTAATCGAGCGCGAAGACTCGCCGACGGTGCGCCTGCAACTGTTCATGCCTGTCGGCATGTATCTACAACAGCCGGCAAAGGTGACGGTCGATCAGGGCTCGGCTCGTCGGGTCCCCTATAATTGGTGCGCCACCAATACGTGCATCGCAGCTGACGTGGCCGACCCAGCCATGATCAAGGAGATGGAGTCCGGCAAAGTACTGGCGTTAGAAGTTGTCGATGCCAATCTGCTTGCGTTGACGACATCGATACCGCTTGCGCAGTTCGCGTCCGTCTACGAGGGCGCGCCGGCAAAGACGCTGGAGCAGTATGTCGACGAATGA
- a CDS encoding alpha/beta hydrolase family protein, whose protein sequence is MRPLSVVLRALVGAILVFLAIAAPARAEDEIRIQEELWALTLPLPMFAYLVRPVGDGPFPLVIMNHGVSLNMADRSFFPMVEFRDAAKWFAKRGYLVVAPVGTGYGAAAIDIPERGLYGPFFSKIGKCDHPNFPDAGLAVAQVDRWIIDYLTAEKRIIPKDIIVVGQSAGGWASIALSSVNPPEVKAIITFAAGRGGRVDGKPNNNCAPDKLVEATGIFGRTSRIPMLWIYIENDTFFGPELSKRMHAAFTAAGGKAEYHLMPPFGNEGHYFIGSPDAIPIWSPIVSKFLDAQK, encoded by the coding sequence ATGCGTCCCCTGTCCGTAGTCCTCCGCGCGCTCGTGGGAGCGATCCTTGTCTTCCTCGCCATCGCCGCTCCCGCGCGCGCCGAGGACGAGATCCGCATCCAGGAAGAACTCTGGGCGCTGACCTTGCCCTTGCCGATGTTCGCTTATCTCGTGCGTCCAGTCGGCGACGGCCCCTTCCCGCTCGTCATCATGAACCACGGCGTTTCTCTCAACATGGCTGACCGCAGCTTCTTCCCGATGGTGGAGTTTCGCGACGCCGCCAAGTGGTTTGCAAAGCGCGGCTATCTCGTGGTCGCGCCCGTTGGCACCGGTTATGGCGCGGCTGCGATCGATATTCCGGAACGCGGGCTGTACGGTCCGTTCTTCTCCAAGATTGGCAAGTGTGATCACCCCAATTTCCCCGATGCCGGCCTCGCGGTCGCGCAGGTCGATCGCTGGATCATCGACTATCTGACCGCCGAGAAACGCATCATTCCAAAGGACATCATCGTCGTCGGTCAATCCGCCGGTGGCTGGGCGTCCATAGCATTATCAAGCGTGAACCCGCCGGAAGTGAAAGCCATCATCACTTTCGCCGCCGGACGTGGCGGCCGTGTTGATGGCAAGCCGAACAACAATTGCGCGCCCGACAAGCTCGTCGAGGCGACGGGGATTTTCGGCCGTACCTCGCGGATACCGATGCTGTGGATCTACATCGAGAACGACACGTTCTTCGGCCCCGAGTTGTCGAAGCGCATGCACGCGGCCTTCACGGCCGCCGGCGGCAAGGCGGAGTACCATTTGATGCCGCCGTTCGGCAACGAGGGTCACTATTTTATCGGCTCACCGGACGCGATCCCGATCTGGTCGCCAATCGTGAGCAAATTTCTCGACGCGCAAAAATGA
- a CDS encoding aspartate:alanine exchanger family transporter, translated as METVRWMISTAPEIFLLLAIAIGTTLGRIKISGFSIGTTACILIVAVLIGQLGSFSFPPILRAILFSLFVFTIGYRSGPEFFASLSIRTLAQVVLALVIGGTGLVLVLIFAHLFKLDTGTAAGLTAGALTQSSVIGTASGAMAQLGLAADVLKQQEANIAAGYAVTYVLGYILTLLFVPFVAPRLMGINLKSEAAKLEAELAGGSPAKAENLSYRKFQARAYRVSTAAGRTVLAIEAEVGSRTVVERIVRGGADITPQPDAILENGDDIVLTGPTASIVAAKPIIGAEIDADQLLRGLPGNVIDVLVENRKLHGRSIREVADIVGADARGVFLRALTRMGREVPLSPDTRVYVGDVMTLVGSSSNIARATAQVGHALNTSDRTDIAFVAAGIAVGLLAGLASFKVGGVALTLGGGGGALVAGLVCGWIRSRNPTFGAMPPAAQQTLSDLGLGGFIAAIGLGNGLAAWSAIQAHGLLLVGMGIVVTLVPLTVGTLVAYYVLRMNPVVTCGALAGAMTVDAAVTGACDIAESQTPVLGVAVPYAVGNVVLTVLGPIVVAATYSG; from the coding sequence ATGGAAACCGTCAGGTGGATGATCTCCACCGCTCCGGAAATTTTCCTGTTGCTGGCAATTGCGATCGGCACCACTCTCGGCCGCATCAAGATCAGCGGCTTCTCGATCGGCACCACCGCCTGCATCCTGATCGTGGCCGTCCTGATCGGGCAGCTCGGCAGCTTTTCCTTCCCGCCGATCCTCCGCGCGATCCTGTTCAGCCTGTTCGTCTTCACGATCGGCTACCGGTCGGGGCCAGAGTTCTTCGCCTCCCTGAGCATCCGAACACTGGCGCAAGTTGTGCTGGCGCTGGTGATCGGCGGCACGGGCCTCGTGCTCGTGCTGATCTTCGCCCATCTGTTCAAGCTTGATACCGGCACGGCCGCAGGCCTCACCGCCGGTGCGCTGACCCAATCCTCCGTCATCGGCACCGCATCGGGCGCGATGGCGCAGCTCGGCCTCGCCGCCGACGTCCTGAAGCAACAGGAAGCCAATATCGCCGCCGGCTATGCCGTGACTTACGTGCTTGGCTACATCCTCACGCTGCTGTTCGTGCCCTTCGTCGCGCCGCGGCTGATGGGAATTAACCTCAAGTCAGAGGCGGCGAAACTGGAAGCGGAGCTTGCCGGCGGCTCACCCGCGAAGGCGGAGAACCTGTCCTATCGCAAATTCCAGGCGCGGGCCTATCGGGTCTCGACTGCCGCCGGTCGCACCGTCCTGGCCATCGAGGCCGAGGTTGGCAGCCGCACGGTCGTCGAGCGGATCGTCCGTGGTGGCGCCGACATCACTCCCCAGCCCGACGCCATTCTTGAAAATGGTGACGACATCGTCCTCACCGGCCCAACCGCGTCGATCGTCGCGGCAAAGCCGATCATCGGTGCCGAAATCGACGCCGACCAGCTGCTGCGCGGCCTCCCTGGCAACGTCATCGACGTGCTCGTGGAAAATCGCAAGCTGCATGGCCGGTCGATCCGCGAGGTTGCCGACATCGTCGGCGCCGATGCGCGTGGCGTCTTCCTGCGCGCGCTGACCCGGATGGGCCGCGAAGTGCCACTCAGCCCCGACACGCGCGTCTATGTCGGCGACGTCATGACGCTGGTCGGCAGCAGCAGCAATATCGCGCGCGCGACAGCGCAAGTCGGTCACGCCCTGAACACCAGCGATCGTACCGATATCGCGTTCGTCGCCGCCGGCATCGCTGTCGGCCTTCTGGCCGGTCTCGCCAGCTTCAAGGTCGGCGGCGTTGCGCTGACGCTCGGCGGCGGAGGCGGCGCGCTCGTTGCCGGCCTCGTCTGCGGCTGGATTCGCTCGCGCAATCCCACCTTCGGCGCAATGCCGCCGGCAGCGCAGCAGACCCTGAGCGATCTAGGCCTCGGCGGCTTCATCGCCGCGATCGGGCTCGGCAATGGCCTTGCAGCATGGTCCGCGATCCAGGCCCATGGCCTGCTGCTCGTCGGCATGGGCATCGTTGTCACACTGGTCCCGCTCACAGTCGGAACGCTGGTCGCATACTACGTCCTGCGGATGAACCCCGTGGTGACCTGCGGCGCGCTGGCGGGCGCCATGACAGTCGACGCCGCCGTGACCGGCGCCTGCGACATTGCCGAGAGCCAGACGCCGGTGCTCGGCGTCGCCGTGCCTTATGCGGTCGGAAACGTCGTGCTGACCGTGCTCGGCCCGATCGTGGTCGCGGCTACCTATTCGGGATGA
- a CDS encoding YoaK family protein → MSTLDVAAGAIRRHETVEVVLLLAFAGGFIDAYTWIIHGVLANAQTANVVFLWVYAMSGDWAQAFHFVPPILAFTVGIVIAAWLRHIAGDRASTLSVLLEIVFLIVIGILHNRLPELAGTFGISMVAAIQAAIFVKVEGTVCSTVMITGNMRQIVESIFAVVYGSARSGTLRKAAVYFGLCAVFGCGAAVGAFATKTIPDLALGIPVIALLFVLLRCETAPREAPK, encoded by the coding sequence ATGAGTACCCTCGACGTCGCTGCCGGCGCGATCCGCCGCCATGAGACCGTCGAGGTTGTTTTGCTGCTGGCATTCGCCGGCGGTTTTATCGATGCGTATACCTGGATCATCCACGGGGTGCTGGCCAACGCTCAGACCGCCAATGTGGTCTTTCTCTGGGTTTATGCGATGTCCGGAGACTGGGCGCAGGCATTTCATTTCGTGCCGCCGATTCTGGCCTTCACAGTCGGCATCGTGATTGCGGCCTGGCTGCGCCACATCGCCGGCGATCGCGCCAGCACGCTCAGCGTTCTGCTCGAGATTGTTTTTCTGATCGTGATCGGAATCCTCCACAACCGGCTGCCGGAGCTTGCCGGAACCTTTGGCATTTCGATGGTTGCAGCGATACAGGCGGCAATTTTTGTCAAGGTTGAGGGTACGGTTTGCAGCACGGTGATGATCACGGGTAACATGCGTCAGATTGTCGAAAGCATCTTCGCTGTCGTCTATGGAAGTGCGCGATCCGGCACGCTGCGGAAAGCGGCCGTCTATTTTGGGCTATGCGCGGTGTTTGGTTGCGGTGCCGCCGTCGGCGCGTTTGCTACCAAGACCATTCCCGATCTCGCGCTCGGTATTCCCGTGATAGCGCTGCTCTTCGTCCTGTTGCGCTGCGAAACGGCACCACGCGAGGCGCCCAAATGA